A stretch of Lactuca sativa cultivar Salinas chromosome 6, Lsat_Salinas_v11, whole genome shotgun sequence DNA encodes these proteins:
- the LOC111891607 gene encoding palmitoyl-acyl carrier protein thioesterase, chloroplastic-like, translating to MDWSMVDPEKEVPNMVLDLGVERMIQDGLIFQEKFCIRIYEVGPDQKASVETLMNHLLETSINHMKKTGFIHEGLGSEEMSKYNLTWVVAKIQMVVDHYPKWYNTH from the exons ATGGATTGGAGTATGGTCGACCCAGAAAAAGAGGTTCCAAACATGGTTTTGGATCTTGGTGTAGAAAGAATGATTCAAGATGGTCTTATATTCCAAGAAAAATTTTGTATCAGGATATATGAAGTAGGGCCAGATCAAAAAGCTTCCGTAGAAACACTCATGAACCATTTGCTG GAAACAAGCATTAATCATATGAAGAAAACTGGATTCATACATGAGGGGCTTGGGTCAGAGGAGATGTCCAAGTACAACCTAACGTGGGTGGTGGCAAAGATCCAAATGGTTGTGGATCATTATCCAAAGTGGTACAACACTCATTAA